In Gasterosteus aculeatus chromosome 15, fGasAcu3.hap1.1, whole genome shotgun sequence, a single genomic region encodes these proteins:
- the LOC120833296 gene encoding cleavage and polyadenylation specificity factor subunit 3 isoform X3, whose protein sequence is MLYTETDLEESMDKIETINFHEVKEVAGIKFWCYHAGHVLGAAMFMIEIAGVKLLYTGDFSRQEDRHLMAAEIPSVKPDILIIESTYGTHIHEKREEREARFCNTVHDIVNREGRCLIPVFALGRAQELLLILDEYWQNHPELHDIPIYYASSLAKKCMAVYQTYVNAMNDKIRKAININNPFVFKHISNLKSMDHFDDIGPSVVMASPGMMQSGLSRELFESWCTDKRNGVIIAGYCVEGTLAKHIMSEPEEITTMSGQKLQLKMSVDYISFSAHTDYQQTSEFIRALKPPHVILVHGEQNEMARLKAALIREYEDNDQVHIEVHNPRNTEAVTLNFRGEKLAKVMGSLADKKCLQGQRVSGILVKKNFNYHILNPSDLSTYTELAMSTVKQTQAIPFTGPYSLLVCHLRNLTGDVEELDGTEKNTLKVFKNITLVHEVGTVLLEWLANPLNDMYADAVTTVVLEVQSNPKAQKAMETQSAIMDMDVFQTRLGVMLQDMFGEDCVDFSGGKSVSVTVDGRTAHICLETRVRSFQPVAPRSRAMCLSFLSHRLPLFPISRCAARRSARRTTP, encoded by the exons ATGCTGTACACCGAGACTGATCTGGAGGAGAGCATGGATAAGATCGAGACCATCAACTTCCACGAGGTCAAGGAGGTGGCCGGAATCAAGTTCTGGTGCTACCACGCTGGTCACGTGCTCGGAGCTGCGATGTTCATGATCGAAATTGCGGGAGTTAAG CTGCTGTACACAGGAGACTTCTCGCGGCAGGAAGACAGGCATCTGATGGCAGCGGAGATCCCCAGTGTCAAACCGGACATCTTAATCATA GAGTCTACCTACGGCACCCACATCCacgagaagagggaggagcgaGAAGCTCGCTTCTGTAACACAGTTCATGACATTGTCAACAGAGAAGGCCGCTGTTTAATCCCCGTGTTCGCTTTGGGGCGGGCCCAGGAACTGCTGCTAATTCTGG ATGAGTACTGGCAGAACCACCCAGAGCTCCACGACATTCCCATCTACTACGCCTCGTCCCTGGCCAAGAAGTGCATGGCCGTGTACCAGACCTACGTCAACGCAATGAACGACAAGATACGCAAAGCCATCAATATCAACAACCCCTTTGTCTTCAAGCACATCAGCAACCTCAAG AGTATGGATCACTTTGATGACATCGGCCCCAGTGTGGTGATGGCCTCTCCTGGTATGATGCAGAGCGGGCTCTCCAGAGAGCTCTTTGAGAGCTGGTGCACCGACAAGAGGAACGGAGTCATCATCGCTGGATACTGCGTGGAGGGAACACTGGCCAAG CACATCATGTCGGAGCCGGAAGAGATCACAACCATGTCGGGGCAGAAGCTGCAGCTGAAGATGTCCGTGGATTACATCTCATTCTCTGCCCACACTGACTACCAGCAGACCAGCGAGTTCATCCGGGCGCTCAAACCACCTCACGTG ATACTGGTCCACGGAGAGCAGAACGAAATGGCCCGTCTGAAGGCTGCACTGATCAGGGAGTACGAGGACAACGACCAGGTCCACATCGAGGTCCACAACCCTCGCAACACAGAAGCCGTCACCCTCAACTTCAGGGGAGAGAAGTTGgccaag GTGATGGGCTCTCTGGCTGATAAGAAGTGCCTCCAGGGCCAGAGGGTGTCAGGCATACTGGTGAAGAAGAACTTCAACTACCACATCCTCAATCCCTCTGACCTCTCTA CATACACGGAGCTGGCCATGAGCACAGTGAAACAGACCCAGGCGATCCCGTTCACTGGACCGTACTCGCTGCTCGTCTGCCATCTGAGGAACCTCACCG GTGACGTAGAGGAACTGGATGGAACGGAGAAGAACACTTTgaaggtttttaaaaatatcactCTGGTCCACGAAGTCGGCAcggtgctgctggag tGGCTGGCGAACCCTCTCAATGACATGTACGCCGACGCCGTCACCACCGTCGTGCTGGAGGTCCAGTCCAACCCGAAGGCCCAGAAAG CCATGGAGACCCAGAGCGCCATCATGGATATGGACGTCTTCCAAACCCGACTAGGAGTGATGCTGCA GGACATGTTCGGAGAGGACTGTGTGGACTTCAGCGGCGGTAAAAGCGTCTCTGTGACTGTAGATGGGAGGACGGCCCACATCTGCTTGGAGACGAGGGTGAGAAGCTTTCAGCCGGTCGCGCCAAGAAGCAGAGCGATGTGTTTGTCGTTTCTCTCCCACCGACTCCCTCTCTTCCCCATCAGTCGGTGTGCGGCGAGGAGGAGTGCTCGGAGGACGACTCCCTGA
- the LOC120833296 gene encoding cleavage and polyadenylation specificity factor subunit 3 isoform X2 translates to MATKRKVEVIVPAEESDQLLIRPLGAGQEVGRSCIILEFKGRKIMLDCGIHPGLEGMDALPYIDLIDPAEIDLLLISHFHLDHCGALPWFLQKTSFKGRTFMTHATKAIYRWLLSDYVKVSNISADDMLYTETDLEESMDKIETINFHEVKEVAGIKFWCYHAGHVLGAAMFMIEIAGVKLLYTGDFSRQEDRHLMAAEIPSVKPDILIIESTYGTHIHEKREEREARFCNTVHDIVNREGRCLIPVFALGRAQELLLILDEYWQNHPELHDIPIYYASSLAKKCMAVYQTYVNAMNDKIRKAININNPFVFKHISNLKSMDHFDDIGPSVVMASPGMMQSGLSRELFESWCTDKRNGVIIAGYCVEGTLAKHIMSEPEEITTMSGQKLQLKMSVDYISFSAHTDYQQTSEFIRALKPPHVILVHGEQNEMARLKAALIREYEDNDQVHIEVHNPRNTEAVTLNFRGEKLAKVMGSLADKKCLQGQRVSGILVKKNFNYHILNPSDLSTYTELAMSTVKQTQAIPFTGPYSLLVCHLRNLTGDVEELDGTEKNTLKVFKNITLVHEVGTVLLEWLANPLNDMYADAVTTVVLEVQSNPKAQKAMETQSAIMDMDVFQTRLGVMLQDMFGEDCVDFSGGKSVSVTVDGRTAHICLETRVRSFQPVAPRSRAMCLSFLSHRLPLFPISRCAARRSARRTTP, encoded by the exons ATGGCGACCAAGCGCAAAGTTGAGGTGATCGTCCCAGCAGAGGAGAGTGACCAGCTGCTGATTCGTCCAct GGGCGCTGGTCAGGAGGTTGGGAGGTCATGCATCATCCTGGAGTTCAAAGGAAGGAAAATTATG CTGGACTGTGGTATCCACCCTGGGTTGGAGGGGATGGATGCTCTACCATACATCGACTTGATAGACCCAGCCGAGATCGACTTGCTGCTCATCAGCCA TTTCCACTTGGATCACTGTGGAGCTCTTCCCTGGTTCCTACAAAAGACCAGTTTTAAAGGCAGGACTTTCATGACCCACGCCACTAAGGCCATCTACCGCTGGCTACTGTCAGACTACGTCAAAGTCAG CAACATCTCTGCAGATGACATGCTGTACACCGAGACTGATCTGGAGGAGAGCATGGATAAGATCGAGACCATCAACTTCCACGAGGTCAAGGAGGTGGCCGGAATCAAGTTCTGGTGCTACCACGCTGGTCACGTGCTCGGAGCTGCGATGTTCATGATCGAAATTGCGGGAGTTAAG CTGCTGTACACAGGAGACTTCTCGCGGCAGGAAGACAGGCATCTGATGGCAGCGGAGATCCCCAGTGTCAAACCGGACATCTTAATCATA GAGTCTACCTACGGCACCCACATCCacgagaagagggaggagcgaGAAGCTCGCTTCTGTAACACAGTTCATGACATTGTCAACAGAGAAGGCCGCTGTTTAATCCCCGTGTTCGCTTTGGGGCGGGCCCAGGAACTGCTGCTAATTCTGG ATGAGTACTGGCAGAACCACCCAGAGCTCCACGACATTCCCATCTACTACGCCTCGTCCCTGGCCAAGAAGTGCATGGCCGTGTACCAGACCTACGTCAACGCAATGAACGACAAGATACGCAAAGCCATCAATATCAACAACCCCTTTGTCTTCAAGCACATCAGCAACCTCAAG AGTATGGATCACTTTGATGACATCGGCCCCAGTGTGGTGATGGCCTCTCCTGGTATGATGCAGAGCGGGCTCTCCAGAGAGCTCTTTGAGAGCTGGTGCACCGACAAGAGGAACGGAGTCATCATCGCTGGATACTGCGTGGAGGGAACACTGGCCAAG CACATCATGTCGGAGCCGGAAGAGATCACAACCATGTCGGGGCAGAAGCTGCAGCTGAAGATGTCCGTGGATTACATCTCATTCTCTGCCCACACTGACTACCAGCAGACCAGCGAGTTCATCCGGGCGCTCAAACCACCTCACGTG ATACTGGTCCACGGAGAGCAGAACGAAATGGCCCGTCTGAAGGCTGCACTGATCAGGGAGTACGAGGACAACGACCAGGTCCACATCGAGGTCCACAACCCTCGCAACACAGAAGCCGTCACCCTCAACTTCAGGGGAGAGAAGTTGgccaag GTGATGGGCTCTCTGGCTGATAAGAAGTGCCTCCAGGGCCAGAGGGTGTCAGGCATACTGGTGAAGAAGAACTTCAACTACCACATCCTCAATCCCTCTGACCTCTCTA CATACACGGAGCTGGCCATGAGCACAGTGAAACAGACCCAGGCGATCCCGTTCACTGGACCGTACTCGCTGCTCGTCTGCCATCTGAGGAACCTCACCG GTGACGTAGAGGAACTGGATGGAACGGAGAAGAACACTTTgaaggtttttaaaaatatcactCTGGTCCACGAAGTCGGCAcggtgctgctggag tGGCTGGCGAACCCTCTCAATGACATGTACGCCGACGCCGTCACCACCGTCGTGCTGGAGGTCCAGTCCAACCCGAAGGCCCAGAAAG CCATGGAGACCCAGAGCGCCATCATGGATATGGACGTCTTCCAAACCCGACTAGGAGTGATGCTGCA GGACATGTTCGGAGAGGACTGTGTGGACTTCAGCGGCGGTAAAAGCGTCTCTGTGACTGTAGATGGGAGGACGGCCCACATCTGCTTGGAGACGAGGGTGAGAAGCTTTCAGCCGGTCGCGCCAAGAAGCAGAGCGATGTGTTTGTCGTTTCTCTCCCACCGACTCCCTCTCTTCCCCATCAGTCGGTGTGCGGCGAGGAGGAGTGCTCGGAGGACGACTCCCTGA
- the LOC120833296 gene encoding cleavage and polyadenylation specificity factor subunit 3 isoform X1 — MATKRKVEVIVPAEESDQLLIRPLGAGQEVGRSCIILEFKGRKIMLDCGIHPGLEGMDALPYIDLIDPAEIDLLLISHFHLDHCGALPWFLQKTSFKGRTFMTHATKAIYRWLLSDYVKVSNISADDMLYTETDLEESMDKIETINFHEVKEVAGIKFWCYHAGHVLGAAMFMIEIAGVKLLYTGDFSRQEDRHLMAAEIPSVKPDILIIESTYGTHIHEKREEREARFCNTVHDIVNREGRCLIPVFALGRAQELLLILDEYWQNHPELHDIPIYYASSLAKKCMAVYQTYVNAMNDKIRKAININNPFVFKHISNLKSMDHFDDIGPSVVMASPGMMQSGLSRELFESWCTDKRNGVIIAGYCVEGTLAKHIMSEPEEITTMSGQKLQLKMSVDYISFSAHTDYQQTSEFIRALKPPHVILVHGEQNEMARLKAALIREYEDNDQVHIEVHNPRNTEAVTLNFRGEKLAKVMGSLADKKCLQGQRVSGILVKKNFNYHILNPSDLSTYTELAMSTVKQTQAIPFTGPYSLLVCHLRNLTGDVEELDGTEKNTLKVFKNITLVHEVGTVLLEWLANPLNDMYADAVTTVVLEVQSNPKAQKAMETQSAIMDMDVFQTRLGVMLQDMFGEDCVDFSGGKSVSVTVDGRTAHICLETRSVCGEEECSEDDSLREMVELAVQRLYDALNPVI; from the exons ATGGCGACCAAGCGCAAAGTTGAGGTGATCGTCCCAGCAGAGGAGAGTGACCAGCTGCTGATTCGTCCAct GGGCGCTGGTCAGGAGGTTGGGAGGTCATGCATCATCCTGGAGTTCAAAGGAAGGAAAATTATG CTGGACTGTGGTATCCACCCTGGGTTGGAGGGGATGGATGCTCTACCATACATCGACTTGATAGACCCAGCCGAGATCGACTTGCTGCTCATCAGCCA TTTCCACTTGGATCACTGTGGAGCTCTTCCCTGGTTCCTACAAAAGACCAGTTTTAAAGGCAGGACTTTCATGACCCACGCCACTAAGGCCATCTACCGCTGGCTACTGTCAGACTACGTCAAAGTCAG CAACATCTCTGCAGATGACATGCTGTACACCGAGACTGATCTGGAGGAGAGCATGGATAAGATCGAGACCATCAACTTCCACGAGGTCAAGGAGGTGGCCGGAATCAAGTTCTGGTGCTACCACGCTGGTCACGTGCTCGGAGCTGCGATGTTCATGATCGAAATTGCGGGAGTTAAG CTGCTGTACACAGGAGACTTCTCGCGGCAGGAAGACAGGCATCTGATGGCAGCGGAGATCCCCAGTGTCAAACCGGACATCTTAATCATA GAGTCTACCTACGGCACCCACATCCacgagaagagggaggagcgaGAAGCTCGCTTCTGTAACACAGTTCATGACATTGTCAACAGAGAAGGCCGCTGTTTAATCCCCGTGTTCGCTTTGGGGCGGGCCCAGGAACTGCTGCTAATTCTGG ATGAGTACTGGCAGAACCACCCAGAGCTCCACGACATTCCCATCTACTACGCCTCGTCCCTGGCCAAGAAGTGCATGGCCGTGTACCAGACCTACGTCAACGCAATGAACGACAAGATACGCAAAGCCATCAATATCAACAACCCCTTTGTCTTCAAGCACATCAGCAACCTCAAG AGTATGGATCACTTTGATGACATCGGCCCCAGTGTGGTGATGGCCTCTCCTGGTATGATGCAGAGCGGGCTCTCCAGAGAGCTCTTTGAGAGCTGGTGCACCGACAAGAGGAACGGAGTCATCATCGCTGGATACTGCGTGGAGGGAACACTGGCCAAG CACATCATGTCGGAGCCGGAAGAGATCACAACCATGTCGGGGCAGAAGCTGCAGCTGAAGATGTCCGTGGATTACATCTCATTCTCTGCCCACACTGACTACCAGCAGACCAGCGAGTTCATCCGGGCGCTCAAACCACCTCACGTG ATACTGGTCCACGGAGAGCAGAACGAAATGGCCCGTCTGAAGGCTGCACTGATCAGGGAGTACGAGGACAACGACCAGGTCCACATCGAGGTCCACAACCCTCGCAACACAGAAGCCGTCACCCTCAACTTCAGGGGAGAGAAGTTGgccaag GTGATGGGCTCTCTGGCTGATAAGAAGTGCCTCCAGGGCCAGAGGGTGTCAGGCATACTGGTGAAGAAGAACTTCAACTACCACATCCTCAATCCCTCTGACCTCTCTA CATACACGGAGCTGGCCATGAGCACAGTGAAACAGACCCAGGCGATCCCGTTCACTGGACCGTACTCGCTGCTCGTCTGCCATCTGAGGAACCTCACCG GTGACGTAGAGGAACTGGATGGAACGGAGAAGAACACTTTgaaggtttttaaaaatatcactCTGGTCCACGAAGTCGGCAcggtgctgctggag tGGCTGGCGAACCCTCTCAATGACATGTACGCCGACGCCGTCACCACCGTCGTGCTGGAGGTCCAGTCCAACCCGAAGGCCCAGAAAG CCATGGAGACCCAGAGCGCCATCATGGATATGGACGTCTTCCAAACCCGACTAGGAGTGATGCTGCA GGACATGTTCGGAGAGGACTGTGTGGACTTCAGCGGCGGTAAAAGCGTCTCTGTGACTGTAGATGGGAGGACGGCCCACATCTGCTTGGAGACGAGG TCGGTGTGCGGCGAGGAGGAGTGCTCGGAGGACGACTCCCTGAGAGAGATGGTCGAGCTGGCTGTGCAGCGGCTCTACGAcgccctgaacccggtcatctGA
- the LOC120833296 gene encoding cleavage and polyadenylation specificity factor subunit 3 isoform X4 has protein sequence MLYTETDLEESMDKIETINFHEVKEVAGIKFWCYHAGHVLGAAMFMIEIAGVKLLYTGDFSRQEDRHLMAAEIPSVKPDILIIESTYGTHIHEKREEREARFCNTVHDIVNREGRCLIPVFALGRAQELLLILDEYWQNHPELHDIPIYYASSLAKKCMAVYQTYVNAMNDKIRKAININNPFVFKHISNLKSMDHFDDIGPSVVMASPGMMQSGLSRELFESWCTDKRNGVIIAGYCVEGTLAKHIMSEPEEITTMSGQKLQLKMSVDYISFSAHTDYQQTSEFIRALKPPHVILVHGEQNEMARLKAALIREYEDNDQVHIEVHNPRNTEAVTLNFRGEKLAKVMGSLADKKCLQGQRVSGILVKKNFNYHILNPSDLSTYTELAMSTVKQTQAIPFTGPYSLLVCHLRNLTGDVEELDGTEKNTLKVFKNITLVHEVGTVLLEWLANPLNDMYADAVTTVVLEVQSNPKAQKAMETQSAIMDMDVFQTRLGVMLQDMFGEDCVDFSGGKSVSVTVDGRTAHICLETRSVCGEEECSEDDSLREMVELAVQRLYDALNPVI, from the exons ATGCTGTACACCGAGACTGATCTGGAGGAGAGCATGGATAAGATCGAGACCATCAACTTCCACGAGGTCAAGGAGGTGGCCGGAATCAAGTTCTGGTGCTACCACGCTGGTCACGTGCTCGGAGCTGCGATGTTCATGATCGAAATTGCGGGAGTTAAG CTGCTGTACACAGGAGACTTCTCGCGGCAGGAAGACAGGCATCTGATGGCAGCGGAGATCCCCAGTGTCAAACCGGACATCTTAATCATA GAGTCTACCTACGGCACCCACATCCacgagaagagggaggagcgaGAAGCTCGCTTCTGTAACACAGTTCATGACATTGTCAACAGAGAAGGCCGCTGTTTAATCCCCGTGTTCGCTTTGGGGCGGGCCCAGGAACTGCTGCTAATTCTGG ATGAGTACTGGCAGAACCACCCAGAGCTCCACGACATTCCCATCTACTACGCCTCGTCCCTGGCCAAGAAGTGCATGGCCGTGTACCAGACCTACGTCAACGCAATGAACGACAAGATACGCAAAGCCATCAATATCAACAACCCCTTTGTCTTCAAGCACATCAGCAACCTCAAG AGTATGGATCACTTTGATGACATCGGCCCCAGTGTGGTGATGGCCTCTCCTGGTATGATGCAGAGCGGGCTCTCCAGAGAGCTCTTTGAGAGCTGGTGCACCGACAAGAGGAACGGAGTCATCATCGCTGGATACTGCGTGGAGGGAACACTGGCCAAG CACATCATGTCGGAGCCGGAAGAGATCACAACCATGTCGGGGCAGAAGCTGCAGCTGAAGATGTCCGTGGATTACATCTCATTCTCTGCCCACACTGACTACCAGCAGACCAGCGAGTTCATCCGGGCGCTCAAACCACCTCACGTG ATACTGGTCCACGGAGAGCAGAACGAAATGGCCCGTCTGAAGGCTGCACTGATCAGGGAGTACGAGGACAACGACCAGGTCCACATCGAGGTCCACAACCCTCGCAACACAGAAGCCGTCACCCTCAACTTCAGGGGAGAGAAGTTGgccaag GTGATGGGCTCTCTGGCTGATAAGAAGTGCCTCCAGGGCCAGAGGGTGTCAGGCATACTGGTGAAGAAGAACTTCAACTACCACATCCTCAATCCCTCTGACCTCTCTA CATACACGGAGCTGGCCATGAGCACAGTGAAACAGACCCAGGCGATCCCGTTCACTGGACCGTACTCGCTGCTCGTCTGCCATCTGAGGAACCTCACCG GTGACGTAGAGGAACTGGATGGAACGGAGAAGAACACTTTgaaggtttttaaaaatatcactCTGGTCCACGAAGTCGGCAcggtgctgctggag tGGCTGGCGAACCCTCTCAATGACATGTACGCCGACGCCGTCACCACCGTCGTGCTGGAGGTCCAGTCCAACCCGAAGGCCCAGAAAG CCATGGAGACCCAGAGCGCCATCATGGATATGGACGTCTTCCAAACCCGACTAGGAGTGATGCTGCA GGACATGTTCGGAGAGGACTGTGTGGACTTCAGCGGCGGTAAAAGCGTCTCTGTGACTGTAGATGGGAGGACGGCCCACATCTGCTTGGAGACGAGG TCGGTGTGCGGCGAGGAGGAGTGCTCGGAGGACGACTCCCTGAGAGAGATGGTCGAGCTGGCTGTGCAGCGGCTCTACGAcgccctgaacccggtcatctGA